A genomic window from Melopsittacus undulatus isolate bMelUnd1 chromosome 7, bMelUnd1.mat.Z, whole genome shotgun sequence includes:
- the UBE2D3 gene encoding ubiquitin-conjugating enzyme E2 D3 isoform X2 codes for MFHWQATIMGPNDSPYQGGVFFLTIHFPTDYPFKPPKVAFTTRIYHPNINSNGSICLDILRSQWSPALTISKVLLSICSLLCDPNPDDPLVPEIARIYKTDRDKYNRISREWTQKYAM; via the exons A tgTTTCATTGGCAAGCCACAATTATGGGACCT AATGACAGTCCATATCAGGGTGGTGTATTCTTCTTGACAATTCACTTTCCTACAGACTACCCTTTCAAACCACCTAAG GTTGCATTTACGACAAGAATCTATCATCCAAATATTAACAGTAATGGCAGCATTTGTCTTGATATTCTAAGATCACAGTGGTCTCCTGCTTTAACTATTTCTAAAG ttCTCTTATCCATTTGTTCACTGTTATGTGATCCAAATCCAGATGACCCACTAGTGCCAGAGATTGCACGTATCTATAAAACAGACAGAGACAA GTACAACAGAATATCTCGGGAATGGACTCAGAAGTATGCCATGTGA
- the UBE2D3 gene encoding ubiquitin-conjugating enzyme E2 D3 isoform X1, which produces MALKRINKELSDLARDPPAQCSAGPVGDDMFHWQATIMGPNDSPYQGGVFFLTIHFPTDYPFKPPKVAFTTRIYHPNINSNGSICLDILRSQWSPALTISKVLLSICSLLCDPNPDDPLVPEIARIYKTDRDKYNRISREWTQKYAM; this is translated from the exons ATGGCGCTGAAACGCATCAACAAG gaacTTAGTGACTTAGCTCGAGATCCTCCAGCACAGTGTTCTGCAGGGCCTGTTGGAGATGACA tgTTTCATTGGCAAGCCACAATTATGGGACCT AATGACAGTCCATATCAGGGTGGTGTATTCTTCTTGACAATTCACTTTCCTACAGACTACCCTTTCAAACCACCTAAG GTTGCATTTACGACAAGAATCTATCATCCAAATATTAACAGTAATGGCAGCATTTGTCTTGATATTCTAAGATCACAGTGGTCTCCTGCTTTAACTATTTCTAAAG ttCTCTTATCCATTTGTTCACTGTTATGTGATCCAAATCCAGATGACCCACTAGTGCCAGAGATTGCACGTATCTATAAAACAGACAGAGACAA GTACAACAGAATATCTCGGGAATGGACTCAGAAGTATGCCATGTGA